From the Jilunia laotingensis genome, the window GCTCTTCACCTGTGCTGTTTAGTATGTGGCGTTGGCCCTGGAGATGAAGTTCTTTGCCCTTCCCTCACTTTTGCAGCAAGTGCAAACTGTATTCGATATGTAGGTGCAACGCCTGTGTTCTGTGACATTGTTGGGCCTAATCACATTAATATAGATCCTGAAGATATCAAACGTAAAATTACACCAAAAACAAAGGCTATTGTTGTTGTTCACATGGCTGGATTCCCTGCTAAGATGGATGAAATAATGACTATTGCTAAAGAGTATAACCTAAAAGTAATAGAAGATGCTTGTCATGGTCCACTTTCTGAATACAAGGGTAAAAAACTGGGCACCATTGGCGATTGTGCCGCATTCAGCTTCTTCTCAAACAAAAATATTAGTACAGGCGAAGGTGGTATGTTTATCTCCAACAATAAGGAAATGGCGGATCGAGTTCGTTTACTTCGTTCACATGGCATGACTACCATGTCATATCAAAGAGCCTCAGGACACGCTACAGCTTACGACATAGTAGAGCTGGGCTATAACTTTCGCATGGATGACATTCGTGCTGCCATTGCTATAGAACAGCTAAAGAAATTACCCGCTGACTTAGAGAAACGAATTCAAGTACGCAAACGTTACGTAGAAAAACTCACAAATGTAAAAGGAGTTGTAGTTCCTTTCGCTGACTGTACTGAATTTACAAGTAATTACATTATGCCTGTAGTTCTCATTAACAGCAACAAAGGTACTCGTGATGTAATTCGTGAGAAAATTCATGCAGCAGGCATACAAACGAGTGTTCATTATCCTGCTATCCACAAATTTACAATCTATATAGAAGAAGGAACTGTTCTTCCTGAAACAGAATATGTAACAGATTGTGAGATTACATTGCCTATGTATGCGTCTCTAACTATGGAACAAATTGACTTCATCTGTGAGACTTTAAATAGAGCTATCAATGGATAAACAATCTATTCTAATCTTTGGAGCTGGAAGATTACAGATTCCTATCATTAAGAAGGCTCACGAAGAGGGTTATTACACTATAGTAGTGACTCTTGATCCTAATGAACCTGCTTGCAAATTTGCTGATGAAATTGTCAAAGATGATTTCTGTAATGAGAGTAGAATGCTTGAAGTTGCCAAACAATACAAGGTTATTGGAGTGCTAACAGATCAGACAGATATTCCAGTGCGTACTATGGCCTATGTTTCAGAAAAACTTGGATTACCAGGCAATTCTTATGAAACGGCTTGTATATTTACAGATAAATTTTTGATGCGTGAAAGGTGTAAAGAGCTGGGTATAGAAACACTCGCATACAAACTCTGTTATTCTGTTCAGGATGCTATTGATTTCTTTAAGCATTCCCAGTTCAAAGAAGTCATCCTGAAGCCAATCGGTAATCAGGGAAGCAAAGGAATATATAAAGCAGCATCAGAACAAGATATTTTACATTATTATCCCTATGTAAACACCTATGCGAATAATAAACCAATTCTTATCGAGCAATTTGTATATGGTGATGAACTAGTTGTTGAAGGCTGTGCTTTCAATTATAACTTTATCAATACTGTTATAGGAGATACATTTTACTTTAAAAGTACAAATAATGTATTTGCTGCGTGCAAAAGAATATTTCCTTCTCAACATAACCCAAAAATTGTAAGAAAAGTTTTAGATATAAATAAAAAAATCATTGAAGGATTTAGATTAAAGCAGGGGCTTACTCACAGTGAATATATTATATGTGATGGAAAAGTTTTTTTGATTGAAGTAGCCGCAAGAGGAGGTGGTGTATATATTTCTTCCGATCTTGTTCCTCTTACGACAGGTATAGATACTCAGAAATTCTTGATAGACATTGTTACAGGGCAAGCGAGATCATTACCATTTGTTCAAGATATGAAAACAATAGCATGCTATGTAGCCTTTTTCTTACCAATTGGTGAATGTGTGAGATGTGATGGTATTGATGAGATTTTGTCATTACCTTTTATACATAGTAATAATCTTGATACTCTATATGTCGGATTAAAAGTTAAGGCAAACACAGATAAGACATCACGTTATTTTATGGTTGTATCTGCCAAAAGTTACGAACAATTAAATAATAGAATAGTGTATATTAAGCAAATACTTAATATACAATCTAAGAATGATGGGGTTGTAAAGGAAGTCATTTGGGAATAAAATGAAAAAGAAAATTGCACTAATTGGTTCAGGGGCGTTTGCATCAAGAGTTGTTGATATCATTGAATCAACAAATAAGTTTGAAATTATCGGTTATTTTGATGGATACGCTTCAGTAGGTGATATAATTAATGGCTATAAAATTTTGGGTAATGATAATGATGCATTTATTATGTATGGAGAAGGTTTATTTGACTGTGTCATTATTTGTTTGGCATATACTCAGTTTGCACAAAAGAAAAAACTATTTGAGTTATATAGTAACAAAATTCCATTTGCAACGATTATTCATCCCACTGCTTACGTTAGTCCAAAATCAAATATTGGTGCAGGTGTCATAGTTTGTGAAAACGCGACTATTTGTAAAGGTGCAAGTATAGAAAATAATGTAACAATAAAACCTGGAGTTTTAGTTAGTCACGATTCTAAAATAGGCAAGCATTCTTTTATCGCAGCAAGAGTGGCAATAGCGGGATTAGTGGAAATAGGGGAATGTTGTTTTATCGGTATAAATGCAACCATACGTAACCGTATAACCATAGGTGATAATGTCGTATTAGGAATGGGAAGTGTTGCCCTTAAGAATTTAAATGCAAACTCCATTTATGTTGGTAATCCCGCTCATTATCTAAAAGCTAATATAGACTATAATAGTAGTAATACAGAATAATTCGAGCGTTTTTATTAAATTTTAATTTGAGTAATTGGTCTCAGATACAATAAAGAATGATATGCTGAATAAAAAAATAGCTTCAATTAAAATTGAAGCAGATAAAACCATCCTTCAGACCATGAAGCAGATGGATGAACGTAACGTTCGTTTATTCTATGCATTTGAAGGTGAACAGTTCGTTGGACTAATATCTATTGGTGATATTCAGCGAGCAATAATAAGGAATATTCCACTTGATACTCCAATTGCATGTATTCTTGACAAGGAAAAAGTATATGCTCAATTAGGTCAACCCATTAACCTTATCAAAAAGAAAATGCAATCTATGCGCGCTGAAAGTATGCCAGTTTTAGATGATAATGGCAAATTAGTAGACGTTTATTTTTGGAAAGATTTTTTTGCAGTTAAAAATGTTCCGGAACGTGAAAAGATAGATTTACCTGTTGTGATAATGGCTGGAGGTAAAGGTACCCGTCTTAAGCCACTTACAAATATTATTCCTAAACCTCTCATTCCTGTGGGTGATAGAACGATACTCGAAGAAATAATGGATCAGTTTGAGATTATTGGTTGTAAGAAATTCTATATGTCAGTAAATTATAAATACGATATGATAGAATATTATCTTCGCCAATTAGACAAGAACTATGACATTGAGTTTTTTATGGAAGATAAACCTCTAGGTACAATTGGAAGTGTCTCTTTGCTAAAAGATAAAATCTCAACTCCATTTTTTGTAAGTAACTGTGATATTCGTATCGATCAAGACTTTCGTGATGTATATAATTACCACAAAGAAAACCATAATGACATAACTATCGTTACGGCAATTAAAAGCTATAATATTCCTTACGGAGTTATTGAAACTGGTCAAAATGGAATTATGAAAGAAATCACTGAAAAACCCGAAATCTCATATATGATAAATACAGGCGTATATCTCCTCAACGCAGATTTAATAAGAGAAATTCCTCAAGGGGAATTCTTTCACATCACTCATTTAATTGAGAAAGTTAATATTAGGGGAGGACGTGTCGGATGTTTTCCGGTTAGTGATGGTCAGTGGAAAGATATGGGAGAATGGCCTGAATATTTAAAGATGATAAATGTGTTTAATGGCTAGAATATGTATAGAATTTTGTTAGTTGCTGATGCCAGCTCAATTTTTATAATAAAGTTTGTTCAAGCATTAAAAGCTAATTGTAATGTTAACGTGACTGTTTATTCACCATTTCATAATAGGCATATTCAAAAGGAATATCCATATGATAGAGTTTACTTTGATGAATATAGAAGTAGTGCTTTAGGAAAACTCCGCTTTTTTGGCAGCAGGTTACAACCTTATATTCAGAGATATAAGTTTGAAAGATTTTTGAAATCTCAAAATAAAGAATATGATATTATTCATTTTCACTGGTTACTACCGGCATGGACCATTTTCCCCAAAAAATATAAGAAATATTCGTCTAATGTTGGCGGCAGCATGTGGGGAGGAGAGCTAGAAAAACTTCGATTGTTGCAATCAAAAAGTATTTATCGTTATAAATTAAAAAAACTTTTGTCTACATTCTCGTTTTATATTGGCCTCGGTGAAAGTAAAAAGTTTGTGGAAAATGAAACAGGTTTTAGTGGCAATTTTTTTTATGGAATGTATGGTTCTTCAATTATTGAAGAAATGCAGAATATGTCTATTTCAAAAATAGAAGCAAAGAAAACACTAAATATACATCCAAACAAAATTGCAGTAATGCTCGGATATAGTGGGAAATCAATCCACAGACATGTAGAAATTTTAAATAAAATTCTATCTAACAAGCAATTTGCAGCATTTCAAAAAAGACTGCATTTTGTAGTATCTATGACAAGAGGAGCAACCGAACAATATATAGTTGAAGTTGAAGAGACCTTGAAAAAAACAGGTTGTGGTTATACAATGATAAAATCAGAGTATCAAACTGATAAAGACGTTGCAATTTTAAGATACGCTACAGATTTGGCTTTTCAATTATCCGAATTTGACGGCTTGTCAAGTTCAATTAAAGAGATATTAAGTAGTGGAGCAATCCTTATTTGTGGTAATTGGTTTTCTAATTACCATATTCTGAAAGAAGATGGCTTTATTTATTGGGAAGTTGGTAGTTTAGATTCTGGAATTGAGAAATTTTATGATATCATGTGGTCTTATAAATCTTATGTTGATGTGTGTAAAGCAAATATTAAAATTGGTGGTGGAAAATATTCATGGAACGAGTGTATTAAGCCATGGGCTTCCGCATATTCGAATCTATTGAAACAAACAATTTGAATCTTAATGTTTCGTTTTTTTAAAGACTTTTTTATATATGGGGTTGCTTCTATCATGGGGAAACTTGCTGCGATTTTACTCATCCCAGTCTATACAGGTGTCCTTACAAAAGAGGAATATGGGGCAATGGCTCTTATAGTTTCATGTAAGGGTATTATAGATTTATTTTCAAATTTAAACATTCATTCGGGAATTATACGTGATTATTACGAAACAGAAGATGATAGGACAAAATTGATTTCGACAGGTTTTTTCTCGATTTTAGGCTTTTCAAATTTTACATTACTATTGGTTCTATTATCGACTAACTTTTTTATTGAAAAAGTCTTGGGAATAGCTGAATTCAAAAGTTCATTTATATTAATGGCTTTATCTATCCCGGCAGGAAGTTTAATGTCATATTTTTCCATATTAACAAGGTTCAAAAAAAAGCCTATTCAATATTCTATTGGTAGTTTTGTTCAACTATTGGTACAAATTAGTATTTCATTAATAGGTGTTGTATATCTTGAGCTAGGAATTCCAAGTATATTTTTGGGTGTACTAATGGGTGAGATTGTATCTATTATATATTTTTCTTTTTTAAATAGGAGCTACATTGATTTTTGCTTTGAACGGAAATATTTAAAGAGGGCACTACTATTTGCCATTCCAACACTACCAGCAATATTAGCAGGATGGATAGATAGCTCTTTAGGACAAATAATAGTTGGACGTTTTATTGATTTAAAGGAATTGGGTGTTTATTCCTTATCTTTACAAATTGCTTCCGTTTTTACTCTAATAAGTGCAGCTTTTCAAAATGTGTGGTCACCATACTTATATGAGAATTATAATAAGGACACTTTTTCATTAGAGGTTACTCGGCTATTTTCTACTATAACTACAATGTTACTTGGTATATCAATCGTTTTTTCTTTTTTAGCTAAAGAGTTTATCATTTTATTAAGTAATGATAGCTATGTTAATGCCTCGTTATATTTACCGATTTTGTGTATTGCAATGTCATTTTACATGATTTTTCCATTTGCAACCTCTGGCATTGTTATAGCTAGGAACACTTATTACATAGGGTTAGGGTATCTATTTGGAAGCATGTTTAATATATGTTCCATGTTACTGCTAATAAAATATATTGGGGTACTAGCAGCTCCCGTATCTCTCTGCATTTCTCGTATTATTTCATTTGTTTTCATGTGGAATAAAACCAGTAAATATTTACATTTCAAATGTCCTATAAGCCTATTAGTTTCTATAGTTATATGTTCTTTATTATCATTTTTATGTAACTATTTTTCCCTTTCTTTTACATATAGATCTATATGCTGTTTAATTTTGCTTTCATTTGTAATATTGAAGTTATATAGGAATAATGGAGGTTATATAAGATTTAATATGCAATAGGTTAATGACAAGTGGAAAACTTCATCATCCACTTCATTGGCTATGTTTGCTTTTAGAAATTTACATACATACGTTTAGCTATGATAATTTACTTTATTTTATTGTTGTTTCTTCTATCTAATATTAGCAATAATAAAAAAAAATCATTTGCAATACTTTCATTTACTTTATTTTTGATAGGTTTTCTCAGGACGGACAGTGTTGGCACAGATGTAAAATCATATTGTAATTTATTTGATGGTATAGCTGCAGATTTCTTCCATATTGACAGTTTGCAATTAATGTATAGTGATATTGAATTCGGTTTTATTTTTCTTATTAAAGCCATTAAGCATATATTTGATGATTCGATGACGATTGTAAGAGTGTTGTTTTTGTTATCATTTGCAAGCCTTTATTATTGTATTCTAAACTTATCGACAAAACCAATCTTAACATTGTTTATTTACTATTCGTTGTCATTCTATTTTTTTTCATTTAATGGTATTAGACAAGCATTTGCAATATCATTGTCTCTATTGGTCATTACAATATTTTTAAAACATAAGCTTAGCCTAAGAAATGCCATTATTTCGTCATTATGGATTTTAATTATCGCTTTTTTCTTTCATAAGTCTCTTGTTGTTTCAATAATTGTCCCATTTATCTTAAAATATACTCATTCTAAATTTCTATCTAACAACAAGTTAGTTTTAACATTAATTGTTAGTTTATTAGCTTCGATCTTTTTAAGTAGTTTATTAGTCAGGGCTATTTCTATGTTAGATATTTCTTTTATGGGTAGTGATAAATATAGTTCATATTTGGAAACCGTTACTGTTCAAGAAAGTTTTTCTTATTTCTCTAATACGCTTCATGCTCTATTTGCTATTTTTCTTTTATATACAACGCATAAAAGAAATCCATGGCTTCAAATCTACGCTATAGGCACTTTAATCCTTGTCCTACTAAGCCCGCTGTCATGGCTGTTTATTAGAGTGTCTGATAATCTAAAGATATATATTATTTTGGCTCTACCTTTTATATGGCAAGAGTGGAAAAACAGCAAAAATTCAGTAATGTATCAAACAATTACCATTTTTTACTGCCTTGTTTTATTTGTAAATAGAATTATGGATGATAATTTTAAAGATGTAGTGCCATATGTATGTGAAATATTTAAATAGAAAGTATGAGAATAACACTGATACAGACAGCTGGAAATAGACGTAATGAATTAATACGCTTTATCTCTACACTACATTTACAATTACATGATGCAAGTTTTGATATAGAATACATATTCGTTGATCAAGCAGATAATAGAGATTTGTTTGTGGATATTGAAAAAAGACTGCATTTTGTATATATAAAGACCGATAAATGTTCGTTAAGTCATGCACGTAATTTGGCCATTCCTAAAATAACAGGGGATATAGTATCCTTTCCCGATGATGATTGTTGGTATCCAAAAAATCTTTTGAAAAAAGTCATAGACGTATTTATGGATAATATATACGATGGGGTTACAGGTGTGGTTACAAATGAGAATGGTATTAAATACAATAAGTATCCTGTTAGCTCTAAAGAATTATCAAGGAATAACCTCTGTGGAGCATCATCAATATGTATGTTTTTAAAGTATGATAAATCTTTGACGTTTGATGAAAATATAGGAGTAGGCTCTAAATATGGAATAGGGTCAGGAGAAGAAAGTGATTATTTGATAAGATACATGGGAAAGAATCATAAGGTTCTATTCACTCCTCTATTAATAGTTCATCATCCGATACACGCATTGTCAAGAACCGATAAATACTTACAAAAGACATATTTATATGCTATAGGAACTGGATATATTGCCAAGAAGAATCATTTGAATATGCTATATATTTTTAGTCTTTTATTTCGACCGTCTTTGGGTATTCTGCTGTTTCTGTTAAAAGCAGATTTTTATATGGCGAAAAGATCTTTGAGCATTTTGAGAGGAAGGATAAAAGGTTTAGCTACTCCTATTATAAAATAATATGAAGTTTAGGTTGTGCTATTTGAAACAGGTAATTTAATTTTTGAATTTTAAATTTTCCCTCATTTATATTCACGATAATATCATTAGTCTAAATATGAATATACTTTTTTTATATAGAATATACCCCAGTTATGGAGGTGTTGAGGTGGTGACTACTGTGCTGGCGAATGAGTTTATAAAAGATGGACATAGAGTTACAATAGCATCTTTTGAGAGAGGAAAAGAAGGGCTTTTAGAGCAATTGGACAAGCGTGTCTTTTTATTACATCTTAATAGAAGTGTCTTATCTTTACACAATATGAGAAGGATGAAATGTTATTGCAAGGTTAATAATATAGATGTTATTATTAATCAATGGGGGCTTCCTTTTTATACATCTTTATTTTTGAAAATTGCAGTTCCCAATATACCTCTAATTTCTGAACTCCATGGCTCCCCTACTGTTACAAAAACACTATTGACAACTAAAGAGAAAATATTCATGTCTAAGACTGTATTTGATAAATTAAAGCATCGTCTGGTTTTATTTTTCAAACGATGTGTAATAAAATATGGGCTTAGATATAATTTGAGAGTAAATGATGCATATATTCTTTTATCACCATCATTTATTCCTGTCCTAGAAACATTTATTGGAAAACACAACAATAAAATACTGTATGCGATAGGAAATCCTATAACGGTTAAAACTGACTATAATAACTATTCTACAGAAAAGACCAAAACCTTACTATACGTTGGACGAATGGATTATGCTAATAAAAGAGTTGACAGAGTTGTTGATTTTTGGATTAGATGTCATAATAGATTACCAGAATGGAATATGGTTTTAATAGGAGATGGACCATATAGGCAAGCATTAGAAGAAAAGGCTAAAAATTTACCTAGAATAGAATTTAAACCTTTTGCTGTAGATCCCCCCATTGAATTTTATAAAAAAGCCTCTATCTTATTGTTAACTTCTGATTTGGAGGGATTTGGACTGGTAGTGATTGAGGCAATGAGTTATGGTGTAGTTCCTGTTGTTTATGGCTCTTATGAAGCTATTTATGACATTATTGATGCAGGGAAGAATGGTATAATAACAGGTTATCCTTTTAATGAGGAGGAATTTGACAATAGTGTTATATCACTGTGTAATGATAATAAACAAAGAGAATTGCTGGCAAACATGGCAGTAGAAAAAAGTCTTGTATTCTCAATAGACTCTATAAAGACACAATGGTATACTATTATCAATAATATAATAACAATCTGATTTTAGCATGAAAGTAGGTTTGTTTACATCTGTATTTTTTAACAATATAGGTAATGCATTTATAGATTTAGGAACAGAGGTTCAGATAAAGGCTGCTTTGCCCAAAGGAGCCGAAATAATTAAAGTTAGTCAATGCGCTAATTTTGCAGCCTCATTGGGCAGAATGTTCGCAATAAAAGAAAATCCTATTGTATATTGGTTTTGGATAAGAATAATGCAAAAATTTGTCAATCAACTCCATGATAAGACTTATAAAGCTGTTAGTACATTAGATGTACTTAGTCCTGCAAAAATTGCAAAGATAGATTATCTCGTAATCCCCGGATGTGTTTTAACAGTCCCATTCTTTGTGATTTTTGGTAAATTTTTGGAAGAAAAGAAAAAGCAAGGATGCAAGCTGATTTTTTGGGGCGCAAGTGGTAATTATTATACAACGGAAGAACAAGATTGTACACGAGAGTGGCTCAATAAATTAAAGCCATATGCAATATCTTTTAGAGATAGTGTAGCATACAATCACTATCACACATATGCAGATAAAGTATTCAATGGTATAGATAATGTATTTTTTGTAAACCGCATTGGGGTACCAAAAACAGAAACGACATTAGATCCTTATGTAATACTTAATTTTGATCTTCCAAAGAATAAAAATATAAAGAAGCAATTAGCTGATAATCTAGGCAATAATATAATATATACCGATCATAAGCCATATCCATACTCTCAAATTAGTAAATTAGCCAAAAGAAATATTATTTGTTCTGATTATCCGTTAGACTATTTGTTTTTATACAACAATGTAAAAGAAACATATTCTGACAGGGTTCATGCATGTATACCTACTCTTTCCTTTGGTAATAAAGCTAGAATCTATTCTGATAGTCCAAGAATTGCCCTTTTT encodes:
- a CDS encoding DegT/DnrJ/EryC1/StrS family aminotransferase translates to MGYQIPLFNLNFDEREAIAAADTIKSGWISTGPKCAELEQMFVNMFQVNYAVSVSNCTDALHLCCLVCGVGPGDEVLCPSLTFAASANCIRYVGATPVFCDIVGPNHINIDPEDIKRKITPKTKAIVVVHMAGFPAKMDEIMTIAKEYNLKVIEDACHGPLSEYKGKKLGTIGDCAAFSFFSNKNISTGEGGMFISNNKEMADRVRLLRSHGMTTMSYQRASGHATAYDIVELGYNFRMDDIRAAIAIEQLKKLPADLEKRIQVRKRYVEKLTNVKGVVVPFADCTEFTSNYIMPVVLINSNKGTRDVIREKIHAAGIQTSVHYPAIHKFTIYIEEGTVLPETEYVTDCEITLPMYASLTMEQIDFICETLNRAING
- a CDS encoding ATP-grasp domain-containing protein gives rise to the protein MDKQSILIFGAGRLQIPIIKKAHEEGYYTIVVTLDPNEPACKFADEIVKDDFCNESRMLEVAKQYKVIGVLTDQTDIPVRTMAYVSEKLGLPGNSYETACIFTDKFLMRERCKELGIETLAYKLCYSVQDAIDFFKHSQFKEVILKPIGNQGSKGIYKAASEQDILHYYPYVNTYANNKPILIEQFVYGDELVVEGCAFNYNFINTVIGDTFYFKSTNNVFAACKRIFPSQHNPKIVRKVLDINKKIIEGFRLKQGLTHSEYIICDGKVFLIEVAARGGGVYISSDLVPLTTGIDTQKFLIDIVTGQARSLPFVQDMKTIACYVAFFLPIGECVRCDGIDEILSLPFIHSNNLDTLYVGLKVKANTDKTSRYFMVVSAKSYEQLNNRIVYIKQILNIQSKNDGVVKEVIWE
- a CDS encoding acetyltransferase — protein: MKKKIALIGSGAFASRVVDIIESTNKFEIIGYFDGYASVGDIINGYKILGNDNDAFIMYGEGLFDCVIICLAYTQFAQKKKLFELYSNKIPFATIIHPTAYVSPKSNIGAGVIVCENATICKGASIENNVTIKPGVLVSHDSKIGKHSFIAARVAIAGLVEIGECCFIGINATIRNRITIGDNVVLGMGSVALKNLNANSIYVGNPAHYLKANIDYNSSNTE
- a CDS encoding nucleotidyltransferase family protein — encoded protein: MLNKKIASIKIEADKTILQTMKQMDERNVRLFYAFEGEQFVGLISIGDIQRAIIRNIPLDTPIACILDKEKVYAQLGQPINLIKKKMQSMRAESMPVLDDNGKLVDVYFWKDFFAVKNVPEREKIDLPVVIMAGGKGTRLKPLTNIIPKPLIPVGDRTILEEIMDQFEIIGCKKFYMSVNYKYDMIEYYLRQLDKNYDIEFFMEDKPLGTIGSVSLLKDKISTPFFVSNCDIRIDQDFRDVYNYHKENHNDITIVTAIKSYNIPYGVIETGQNGIMKEITEKPEISYMINTGVYLLNADLIREIPQGEFFHITHLIEKVNIRGGRVGCFPVSDGQWKDMGEWPEYLKMINVFNG
- a CDS encoding glycosyltransferase translates to MYRILLVADASSIFIIKFVQALKANCNVNVTVYSPFHNRHIQKEYPYDRVYFDEYRSSALGKLRFFGSRLQPYIQRYKFERFLKSQNKEYDIIHFHWLLPAWTIFPKKYKKYSSNVGGSMWGGELEKLRLLQSKSIYRYKLKKLLSTFSFYIGLGESKKFVENETGFSGNFFYGMYGSSIIEEMQNMSISKIEAKKTLNIHPNKIAVMLGYSGKSIHRHVEILNKILSNKQFAAFQKRLHFVVSMTRGATEQYIVEVEETLKKTGCGYTMIKSEYQTDKDVAILRYATDLAFQLSEFDGLSSSIKEILSSGAILICGNWFSNYHILKEDGFIYWEVGSLDSGIEKFYDIMWSYKSYVDVCKANIKIGGGKYSWNECIKPWASAYSNLLKQTI
- a CDS encoding lipopolysaccharide biosynthesis protein; translation: MFRFFKDFFIYGVASIMGKLAAILLIPVYTGVLTKEEYGAMALIVSCKGIIDLFSNLNIHSGIIRDYYETEDDRTKLISTGFFSILGFSNFTLLLVLLSTNFFIEKVLGIAEFKSSFILMALSIPAGSLMSYFSILTRFKKKPIQYSIGSFVQLLVQISISLIGVVYLELGIPSIFLGVLMGEIVSIIYFSFLNRSYIDFCFERKYLKRALLFAIPTLPAILAGWIDSSLGQIIVGRFIDLKELGVYSLSLQIASVFTLISAAFQNVWSPYLYENYNKDTFSLEVTRLFSTITTMLLGISIVFSFLAKEFIILLSNDSYVNASLYLPILCIAMSFYMIFPFATSGIVIARNTYYIGLGYLFGSMFNICSMLLLIKYIGVLAAPVSLCISRIISFVFMWNKTSKYLHFKCPISLLVSIVICSLLSFLCNYFSLSFTYRSICCLILLSFVILKLYRNNGGYIRFNMQ
- a CDS encoding EpsG family protein produces the protein MIIYFILLLFLLSNISNNKKKSFAILSFTLFLIGFLRTDSVGTDVKSYCNLFDGIAADFFHIDSLQLMYSDIEFGFIFLIKAIKHIFDDSMTIVRVLFLLSFASLYYCILNLSTKPILTLFIYYSLSFYFFSFNGIRQAFAISLSLLVITIFLKHKLSLRNAIISSLWILIIAFFFHKSLVVSIIVPFILKYTHSKFLSNNKLVLTLIVSLLASIFLSSLLVRAISMLDISFMGSDKYSSYLETVTVQESFSYFSNTLHALFAIFLLYTTHKRNPWLQIYAIGTLILVLLSPLSWLFIRVSDNLKIYIILALPFIWQEWKNSKNSVMYQTITIFYCLVLFVNRIMDDNFKDVVPYVCEIFK
- a CDS encoding glycosyltransferase family 2 protein, yielding MRITLIQTAGNRRNELIRFISTLHLQLHDASFDIEYIFVDQADNRDLFVDIEKRLHFVYIKTDKCSLSHARNLAIPKITGDIVSFPDDDCWYPKNLLKKVIDVFMDNIYDGVTGVVTNENGIKYNKYPVSSKELSRNNLCGASSICMFLKYDKSLTFDENIGVGSKYGIGSGEESDYLIRYMGKNHKVLFTPLLIVHHPIHALSRTDKYLQKTYLYAIGTGYIAKKNHLNMLYIFSLLFRPSLGILLFLLKADFYMAKRSLSILRGRIKGLATPIIK
- a CDS encoding glycosyltransferase; translated protein: MNILFLYRIYPSYGGVEVVTTVLANEFIKDGHRVTIASFERGKEGLLEQLDKRVFLLHLNRSVLSLHNMRRMKCYCKVNNIDVIINQWGLPFYTSLFLKIAVPNIPLISELHGSPTVTKTLLTTKEKIFMSKTVFDKLKHRLVLFFKRCVIKYGLRYNLRVNDAYILLSPSFIPVLETFIGKHNNKILYAIGNPITVKTDYNNYSTEKTKTLLYVGRMDYANKRVDRVVDFWIRCHNRLPEWNMVLIGDGPYRQALEEKAKNLPRIEFKPFAVDPPIEFYKKASILLLTSDLEGFGLVVIEAMSYGVVPVVYGSYEAIYDIIDAGKNGIITGYPFNEEEFDNSVISLCNDNKQRELLANMAVEKSLVFSIDSIKTQWYTIINNIITI
- a CDS encoding polysaccharide pyruvyl transferase family protein, which produces MKVGLFTSVFFNNIGNAFIDLGTEVQIKAALPKGAEIIKVSQCANFAASLGRMFAIKENPIVYWFWIRIMQKFVNQLHDKTYKAVSTLDVLSPAKIAKIDYLVIPGCVLTVPFFVIFGKFLEEKKKQGCKLIFWGASGNYYTTEEQDCTREWLNKLKPYAISFRDSVAYNHYHTYADKVFNGIDNVFFVNRIGVPKTETTLDPYVILNFDLPKNKNIKKQLADNLGNNIIYTDHKPYPYSQISKLAKRNIICSDYPLDYLFLYNNVKETYSDRVHACIPTLSFGNKARIYSDSPRIALFENVGIDLEALKSKPVSLDPQQLYDLQEKQISFLRNILV